The DNA segment attttaaccaataattgtaaaaaatacattagaaaGTTTATTACCAACATATCTCAGGAATGAGTAATAAATTAACACATAGTTGACAATGAATTTGCATGTGTTGTACAAACAAGATACAACTACAATTTTCAATCGACATAAATGTATTACAAGAAAACACACAGGATTCTTCAAAAATGAGGTATATATGTTCAAAACCAAATTAAAGGAGTAGTAGGGCAAGAAACAAGAGGATAAATAAAAGACTGAAACCACAGTAAGTAGCTCTTAAACTGGAGCTACCATTGGGTAACATTGGAAACGTGTCAGGTAAAGGCATTTCGCAGTTCTCCCCATTGAAATATATTCTTCTCGGAAATGCCCATCCATTACTTACTGTGAAAGAATTTGGATCTTTATCCAATAGTATTTCTGTTGTCACAAGACCCACAACACCCTTATCAGAATGCACTAGCTCATTGTTGTAATAGTCTATCCCCCAAAAAAGGGAAACTCCATCTGCCagaaatttatttcttaattaatttgtgtATCAATGTAAGGAATATAGTCTATACATTGTCATGAATATTGGGCTATGTACTTCTGTTATATTCTAAACTAAACAGATACTTATGATGATGGTGACAACAAATCTAATGGTTCAAGTTGTGTAAAAACTTAAATACTTCTTTTgattaaatattattgttaattaatgcAGTGTATCATCAATGATAGGAAGTGGTCTACAATAAGAAAGTACCTTGGAGCCCAAGGGTAGGAAGTCTAGTGCTGTTGAAGCTGTAAGTTCTTGCTTTTTGGGTGAAACCAGGATGTTGAACCAGCACGTTCCAGTTTGAGTAGTTTCTGTTGTAATTGTAGTTAGAAACTGTAAGCTTCACCCTCCATTGGTTCATATAGTTGTTCTTGAAATGCCAATGGACTCGAACTGGGCACATGTGGTCGGTGCATTCTATTATTTCATCAATTGTGTTGTCTCCATTAGACCGTGGCAAGGAACTAGGCCTGGTTAGATAAGCACACAAATGAATAAGGTGAGAGAATTATAGTAACGGCGAGCTCACAAATGCAagcaattgaaattgaaatacaCCTTATGCAAGATGCTGTACTTTTATCTGCTTCTCTGCATCCACAACTGCAATTACGGCAAGATGTGATGGCAGGGTTGTAAAATGATGAGAGGGAAACACAGCATACCGGTATTGTGTTTGCTATGAAACTGGAGTATGCACATGTTGACTTCCAAGTTCCTGAAATGCAAAATGTTAAACGTGTGCTAAGAACACTAATCATATACt comes from the Glycine soja cultivar W05 chromosome 6, ASM419377v2, whole genome shotgun sequence genome and includes:
- the LOC114414008 gene encoding COBRA-like protein 2 → MVLNVHRVYSPTLNSIILLLALCTLSDCYDPLDPNGNISVTFDILERTTDNGYLARVTLENYYQYRHVEKPGWKLGWTWANNEVIWSMSGAIATDRGNCSSYSGSQMPHSCKKDPTIVDLSLDVSQNRSEHCCRGGLLSAWSIDPFNAFSSFELEVRNVGDNNPLGQAPNNLTLMAPGPGYTCSPLLDTDLSVSSDFGGLRQVPVLRTWKSTCAYSSFIANTIPVCCVSLSSFYNPAITSCRNCSCGCREADKSTASCIRPSSLPRSNGDNTIDEIIECTDHMCPVRVHWHFKNNYMNQWRVKLTVSNYNYNRNYSNWNVLVQHPGFTQKARTYSFNSTRLPTLGLQDGVSLFWGIDYYNNELVHSDKGVVGLVTTEILLDKDPNSFTVSNGWAFPRRIYFNGENCEMPLPDTFPMLPNGSSSLRATYCGFSLLFILLFLALLLL